One Armatimonadota bacterium genomic region harbors:
- a CDS encoding cell wall metabolism sensor histidine kinase WalK: MRVLFVFLGSALVGTGVWALVADRIPAWLLALLGLGGGAGLLAAAARERRLRDACTRLARYLRSLQPLPGALEPGTGDVEELAAAVDAAARHFSESLSRAWREFERLRRVLDALEEGVLVFDRSRRLVLANRPAEQLLGFRFEHSRGTSPMAVFRRHEVDALLRRCAEEGAVRPLEIELTVPDRRAVRVTAAPLGPGNGVVVILRDLTELRRVEAIRRDFVANVSHELRTPLASLRAMAEALQDGGLEDPGLARRFLAQMVQEVDRLSQLAEELLELSVLESGAARLRKEPLRTRELLEEVAERFGPAAGRKRIRLLVEGEDLWLVADRERMLQALGNLVDNALKFTPEGGSVWLRTESRPGEVTFVVEDTGPGIPPEHLPRIFERFYRAEPSRTRESGGAGLGLAITKHIVLAHGGRVAASNRPEGGARFTLVLPAGSPSDASVARATGSPDAGTDEPILTP; encoded by the coding sequence GTGCGGGTTCTTTTTGTTTTCCTGGGTAGCGCCCTGGTGGGGACGGGGGTGTGGGCGCTGGTGGCGGACCGGATTCCCGCGTGGCTCCTGGCCCTTTTGGGACTTGGAGGCGGGGCAGGGCTCCTTGCCGCTGCGGCCCGGGAGCGGCGGCTGCGGGATGCGTGTACGCGGCTGGCCCGGTACCTCCGGTCCCTCCAGCCCCTACCGGGGGCGCTGGAGCCCGGCACCGGAGACGTGGAGGAGCTCGCCGCGGCGGTGGACGCCGCCGCCCGGCACTTCTCCGAATCCCTCTCCCGGGCCTGGAGGGAGTTCGAGCGGCTTCGGAGGGTACTGGATGCCCTGGAGGAAGGGGTTCTGGTGTTTGACCGGAGCCGGCGGCTCGTGCTCGCCAACCGACCCGCGGAGCAGCTGTTGGGATTCCGGTTCGAGCACTCCCGCGGCACCTCTCCTATGGCGGTGTTCCGGAGGCATGAGGTAGATGCCCTCCTGCGCCGGTGTGCGGAGGAGGGGGCGGTGCGCCCCTTGGAGATCGAGCTCACGGTCCCGGACCGGAGGGCGGTGCGGGTGACCGCAGCACCTCTGGGGCCGGGAAACGGCGTGGTGGTGATCCTGCGGGATCTCACCGAACTCCGGCGCGTGGAAGCCATCCGCCGGGACTTCGTGGCCAACGTCTCCCACGAGCTGCGCACGCCCCTCGCGTCGCTGCGGGCCATGGCGGAGGCATTGCAGGACGGGGGGCTGGAGGATCCTGGTCTGGCGCGGCGATTTTTGGCGCAGATGGTGCAGGAGGTGGATCGGCTGAGCCAGCTCGCGGAGGAGCTGCTGGAGCTCTCCGTACTGGAATCCGGAGCGGCACGGCTGCGCAAGGAGCCCCTGCGAACGCGTGAGCTCCTGGAGGAGGTGGCGGAGCGGTTCGGCCCAGCCGCGGGCCGGAAGCGGATCCGCCTTCTGGTGGAGGGGGAGGATCTGTGGCTAGTAGCGGATCGGGAGCGCATGCTGCAGGCCCTGGGTAACCTCGTGGACAACGCCCTGAAGTTTACGCCCGAAGGGGGAAGCGTCTGGTTGCGCACGGAGAGCCGACCGGGAGAGGTGACCTTCGTGGTGGAGGATACAGGACCGGGCATTCCTCCGGAACATCTTCCCCGCATCTTTGAGCGGTTCTACCGGGCAGAACCTTCCCGTACGCGGGAATCGGGCGGGGCGGGGCTGGGCCTTGCCATTACGAAGCACATCGTCCTGGCCCACGGAGGCCGGGTGGCGGCCTCCAACCGTCCGGAGGGCGGGGCCCGGTTCACCCTGGTGCTCCCCGCGGGTTCACCTTCCGACGCATCCGTGGCGAGGGCCACGGGGAGCCCGGACGCAGGGACGGATGAGCCCATCCTGACGCCGTGA
- a CDS encoding response regulator transcription factor, producing the protein MQPYTDSEPARILVVDDERPLVEALRLALEREGYRVVEAYDGASALERALQEPVDLIILDVMLPEMSGFEVCRLLRRERDIPILLLTARTDEADRVVGLDLGADDYIPKPFSMRELLARVRAALRRYRRISTEPVQVGDLVLDPRRHEIRCGEKVLVLAPKEFELLALLMRNAGTTLPRDRIIERVWGYDYVGDERTVDVHVSWLRRKLREAGSTVQLVAVRGVGYRLEV; encoded by the coding sequence ATGCAGCCGTACACGGATTCCGAGCCTGCTCGGATCCTAGTGGTGGACGACGAGCGGCCGCTCGTGGAAGCCCTCCGACTCGCCCTGGAGCGGGAGGGGTACCGGGTTGTGGAGGCGTACGACGGGGCTTCGGCACTTGAGCGGGCCCTTCAGGAGCCTGTGGATCTCATCATCCTGGACGTGATGCTGCCGGAGATGAGCGGGTTTGAAGTGTGCCGCCTGCTCCGGCGGGAGCGGGACATCCCCATCCTGCTGCTCACGGCCCGCACGGACGAGGCGGACCGCGTGGTGGGGCTGGATCTCGGCGCGGACGACTACATCCCGAAGCCCTTCTCCATGCGGGAACTGCTGGCGCGGGTGCGGGCCGCCCTGCGCCGCTACCGCCGGATCTCCACAGAGCCGGTGCAGGTAGGAGACCTGGTGCTGGATCCCCGACGGCACGAGATCCGGTGCGGAGAGAAGGTGCTCGTCCTAGCGCCCAAGGAGTTTGAACTGCTGGCGCTTTTGATGCGGAACGCGGGGACCACCCTCCCGCGGGACCGGATCATCGAGCGGGTGTGGGGCTACGACTACGTGGGAGACGAGCGCACCGTGGATGTACACGTCTCCTGGCTGCGGCGCAAGCTGCGGGAAGCGGGATCTACGGTGCAGCTCGTGGCGGTACGGGGCGTGGGGTACCGGCTGGAGGTTTGA
- a CDS encoding heavy-metal-associated domain-containing protein, whose product MATGSGKMHLRVGGMHCSLCVETIRRAVLKLPGVRSVHVSIAHEEALVEYDPARVEPPAITATLEALGFAVRAPDEAARLAEEEKNGS is encoded by the coding sequence GTGGCGACGGGCTCGGGGAAGATGCACCTCAGGGTGGGCGGGATGCACTGCTCCCTGTGCGTGGAGACGATCCGCAGGGCGGTGTTGAAACTCCCAGGCGTGCGGTCCGTGCACGTGTCCATCGCCCACGAGGAAGCCCTGGTGGAGTACGATCCCGCGCGGGTCGAGCCGCCCGCCATCACCGCGACGCTGGAGGCCCTCGGGTTTGCCGTGCGTGCCCCGGATGAGGCGGCCCGGCTGGCAGAGGAAGAGAAGAACGGGAGCTAG